The following are encoded together in the Fusarium keratoplasticum isolate Fu6.1 chromosome 1, whole genome shotgun sequence genome:
- a CDS encoding MARVEL domain-containing protein: protein MEQPVEKPRGDHVLHTPLWIMIIRGFQFLISLIIVGLCGRMIHDAYLDEEGFSLAVSILTWLAVAYVVFTEKIPSLRGAYHILAVLIVDGLLIILWLAAWAATASRRSKYVVPVTVGDCYDDGSVVNSKSCDVIFKRAVHTKRDVILTKIGLAMLSSIAGLGALVWVLFIATFVWTLLMFLRGRKEGRFAVGGSGTGTPTDNYQMETKISEAQPMNAPPQQFQGQPQPQQFQQPVPNGQFAPQQQQPQFSPQPTPAPAYQQAPFQQPQSPYQQQGAYPPPQAPYSPQDQQQQQQFQGQPTYGQFPQQQPQQQAPYQQPAPPQTYGSELDGQNQYTAPPPAVSPPPQQYQQQSYAPQ from the exons ATGGAGCAACCCGTGGAAAAGCCCCGGGGCGATCACGTCCTTCACACTCCCCTCTGGATCATGATCATCCGCGGCTTCCAattcctcatctccctcatcatcgtcggtcTCTGCGGTCGCATGATTCACGACGCCTACCTCGACGAAGAAGGTTTCTCCCTCGCCGTT TCTATCCTTACTTGGCTTGCAGTCGCCTACGTCGTCTTCACCGAAAAGATTCCCAGCCTTCGCGGCGCATACCACATCCTCGCtgtcctcatcgtcgatggGCTTCTCATCATTCTTTGGCTTGCTGCTTGGGCTGCTACTGCTTCGCGTCGGTCCAAGTATGTCGTGCCCGTCACTGTGGGCGACTGCTACGATGATGGAAGTGTCGTCAACAGCAAGAGCTGCGATGTCATCTTTAAGCGTGCTGTTCACACTAAGCGCGATGTCATCCTTACAAAGATTGGTCTTGCCATGTTGTCTTCTATCGCTGGACTAGGCGCTCTCGTTTG ggtcctcttcatcgccaccTTTGTCTGGACTCTTCTCATGTTCCTTCGCGGTCGTAAGGAAGGTCGCTTCGCCGTGGGCGGCTCCGGCACCGGAACCCCTACCGACAACTACCAGATGGAAACCAAGATTTCCGAGGCCCAGCCCATGAacgctcctcctcagcagttCCAGggccagcctcagcctcaacagTTTCAGCAGCCTGTTCCCAACGGCCAGTTTGctccccagcagcagcagccgcagtTCTCTCCCCAGCCTACTCCCGCTCCGGCCTACCAGCAGGCCCCCTTCCAACAGCCCCAGAGCCCCTACCAGCAGCAGGGTGcttatcctcctcctcaggctcCGTACTCTCCCCAGgatcagcagcaacaacagcagtTCCAGGGCCAGCCTACATACGGACAGTTCCCCCAACAGCAGCCCCAGCAGCAGGCTCCCTACCAACAGCCCGCCCCTCCTCAGACCTATGGAAGTGAGCTCGACGGCCAGAACCAGTACactgctcctcctcctgccgtatcgccacctcctcagcagtATCAGCAACAGTCTTATGCTCCACAGTGA
- a CDS encoding Na-H-Exchanger domain-containing protein, whose protein sequence is MPTLDVSELNIVLAVLVRGAFVVLYGIISVKIRQSWYLGIALPAVVVGIILGPVAAKFIEADKWGAGHEGQTRSITLGVTRVMIGLQLVMAGYQLPARYCLTRWREMALCLLPIMTMMWICTTLCVIATVPKVTVLSALVIASCVACTDPVLSQAIAKGPFADKFVARPLREIISAEAGANDGFGFPFLMLAVYIMRCTGGGRVEERANDTEVLLSRTKESDMGIGVALKEWFLETWLYTMILSVVYGIAVGYLSRKSIDFCLKRKWIDNESFLLLPTAIGLFIVGTCGAIGTDDSLACFVAGCALNWDGHYLTESQRRYDEVNTSIQMLLNFGGFFYIGTVLPWSAFQDPGGTGLTYDRLFCLGFMVLFLRRIPAMLVAYKLMPKVCKNYKEALFMGYFGPIGAGAVFYIEYAREVLPEFGEGNTEETDLVLAIGPVVYWLVLFSIVVHGLSIPALDAIYTFCGVKPIHDDAVEIRRCSRLSATPVNGTPLGRDSFLLFNRFSRPVMEEEGLPVIEAASTRGSSADDQGVTDSDTERKSSDSRNSMMEHRAL, encoded by the exons ATGCCGACTCTCGATGTTAGTGAGCTCAACATTGTGCTTGCAGTGCTGG TCCGAGGCGCCTTTGTTGTTCTCTATGGCATTATATCGGTCAAGATCAGACAGTCATGGTATCTGGGCATCGCCC TCCCGGCAGTGGTAGTCGGAATCATACTCGGGCCCGTGGCTGCCAAGTTCATCGAAGCCGATAAATGGGGTGCCGGTCATGAGGGTCAAACGCGGAGCATCACACTG GGCGTTACTAGAGTCATGATCGGTCTCCAACTTGTCATGGCAGGCTATCAACTCCCCGCTCGATACTGCCTCACCCGCTGGCGGGAGATGGCACTCTGTCTGCTACCGATAATGACCATGATGTGGATCTGCACGACACTCTGCGTTATAGCAACTGTGCCTAAAGTTACGGTTCTTTCGGCTTTGGTTATTGCGTCCTGCGTTGCGTGTACCGATCCAGTCCTCTCACAGGCTATTGCCAAGGGTCCATTTGCGGACAAGTTCGTGGCGCGTCCCCTGAGAGAGATCATCTCGGCAGAGGCCGGAGCGAACGATGGGTTCGGGTTCCCGTTCTTGATGCTAGCAGTGTACATCATGCGCTGCACTGGAGGGGGAAGAGTAGAAGAACGGGCCAACGACACGGAGGTGTTGCTCTCTCGGACAAAGGAATCGGATATGGGTATCGGAGTGGCCCTCAAAGAGTGGTTTCTCGAAACCTGGCTATACACGATGATTCTATCTGTGGTATATGGGATCGCGGTTGGATATCTCTCTCGGAAGAGTATTGATTTCTGCTTGAAACG GAAATGGATCGACAACGAAtcctttctcctcctccctacAGCAATAGGACTATTCATTGTCGGAACGTGCGGAGCCATCGGCACCGACGACTCGTTGGCCTGTTTCGTGGCAGGCTGCGCCCTCAACTGGGACGGACACTATCTCACCGAATCACAACGGCGTTACGACGAAGTCAACACAAGTATACAGATGCTTCTCAACTTTGGAGGCTTCTTCTATATCGGCACGGTATTGCCTTGGTCTGCCTTCCAAGACCCTGGGGGCACGGGACTCACCTATGACCGACTCTTTTGTCTCGGCTTTATGGTGCTATTTCTGCGACGGATCCCAGCTATGCTCGTGGCGTACAAGTTGATGCCAAAAGTTTGCAAGAACTACAAGGAAGCGCTATTCATGGGCTACTTTGGACCGATCGGAGCTGGCGCCGTCTTTTACATCGAATACGCTCGAGAAGTCTTGCCGGAGTTCGGCGAGGGAAACACAGAAGAGACAGACCTAGTACTGGCGATTGGTCCTGTCGTCTACTGGCTCGTCTTATTCTCCATCGTTGTTCATGGACTATCTATCCCTGCTCTTGATGCCATCTACACCTTTTGCGGAGTCAAGCCCATTCATGATGACGCAGTCGAGATTAGGAGGTGCTCTAGGCTTTCTGCAACGCCGGTGAATGGGACACCACTCGGACGAGattcttttcttttgtttAATCGGTTTAGTAGGCCGGtcatggaagaggaggggtTACCGGTGATCGAGGCTGCTTCTACCAGGGGGTCGTCGGCTGATGACCAGGGGGTTACGGATAGCGATACGGAGCGCAAGAGTTCGGATTCAAGGAATAGCATGATGGAGCACCGGGCTCTTTAA
- a CDS encoding putative D-xylulose reductase A — protein MASNLSFVLNKPGDVTFEERPKPTLEDPHDVIVAINYTGICGSDVHYWVHGSIGKFVVTDPMVLGHESAGTIVEVGEKVKTLKVGDRVALEPGYPCRRCANCLAGKYNLCPDMVFAATPPYHGTLTGYWRAPADFCFKLPENVSQQEGALIEPLAVGVHIVKQANVKPGDSVVVMGAGPVGLLCAAVARAYGASKIVSVDIVQSKLDFAKDFAATHIYASQRISPEENAKNILELADLPEGADVVIDASGAEPSIQASIHVLKVGGSYVQGGMGKSDITFPIMAMCIKEATVSGSFRYGPGDYPLAIELVATGKVDVKKLVTGIVDFQQAEEAFKKVKEGEAIKVLIKGPNEE, from the exons ATGGCCAGC AACCTGTCCTTCGTCCTTAACAAGCCCGGCGACGTCACCTTCGAGGAGCGCCCCAAGCCCACCCTCGAGGATCCCCACGatgtcatcgtcgccatcaacTACACTGGTATCTGTGGCTCCGACGTCCACTACTGGGTCCATGGCTCCATTGGCAAGTTTGTCGTCACAGATCCCATGGTCCTGGGCCACGAGTCGGCCGGTACcatcgtcgaggtcggcgagaaGGTGAAGACCCTCAAGGTCGGCGACCGCGTCGCCCTCGAGCCCGGATACCCTTGCCGTCGCTGCGCCAACTGCCTCGCTGGCAAGTACAACCTCTGCCCCGACATGGTCTTTGCCGCCACCCCTCCCTACCACGGCACCCTCACCGGCTACTGGCGCGCCCCGGCCGACTTCTGCTTCAAGCTGCCCGAGAACGTCTCCCAGCAGGAGGGTGCCCTGATTGAGCCCCTCGCCGTCGGTGTCCACATCGTCAAGCAGGCCAATGTCAAGCCCGGTGACTCTGTTGTCGTCATGGGTGCTGGCCCCGTCGGTCTCCTCTGCGCCGCTGTCGCCCGCGCCTACGGTGCCTCCAAGATTGTCAGCGTCGACATTGTCCAGTCCAAGctcgactttgccaaggacTTTGCTGCTACCCACATCTACGCCTCGCAGCGCATCTCCCCCGAGGAGAACGCCAAGaacatcctcgagctcgccgacctccctGAGGGTGCCGACGTTGTCATTGACGCCAGCGGTGCCGAGCCCTCGATCCAGGCCAGTATCCACGTCCTCAAGGTCGGTGGCAGCTACGTGCAGGGCGGCATGGGCAAGTCTGACATTACCTTccccatcatggccatgtgcATCAAGGAGGCCACCGTCAGCGGTTCGTTCCGATACGGCCCCGGCGACTACCCTCTGGCCATCGAGCTGGTTGCCACTGGCAAGGTCgacgtcaagaagctcgtgACGGGCATTGTCGACTTCcagcaggctgaggaggccttcaagaaggtcaaggagggtgaggcgATCAAGGTGCTGATCAAGGGCCCCAACGAGGAATAA